The genomic DNA TTTCTCCAGTGTTCCATGGGTATAAGGACACATCTTGCACCTGTAGGCACCATATCCCTGCCTCTGGTTTTTGGATCTTTCATCTCCATCTGGCACCAAGTCTTTGACCTCCTCAATATCATCAGCAAAGTCTTCAGCTGTTACCTTGACTAGAGGATGCCGTTTCTGGTAATGTGTAAGAACGCCATGGATGCGGGAGTTCACGTATGGACAGTGCCTGCACTTGTAAACTGAACTAGGATTGATATCTGCTTCCTGTGCAAAGTCCGCAGCCTTCACTTTCATGCCTGGGTGTTTCTTGCCATAGTGAGTAAGAAGTCCATGAAGACTATTGTactcagacagacacacagtgcATTGGTAGGGATTGTTTGATAGGGAGGAACTGGTGGAGAAGGGAAGATGGGGATGATGTTCAGGTGCCGACCTGCTAATCTCCACAGTGCCTTCATCAGATTGGTGACTGCTAAACGGGCTAGACGTTGAGACATTTCCCTTTGCTGCTGAAGACACAAGCTTATCTGATGCATGGTTCCCTTTAATGATGTCAATGAGAACAGACTCATCATCTTTGATAGCCCATGGATGAACAGCTTGATAATGGTTGGTGATGTCCCAAACAGAACAAGCCTCAAAGGCACAATCTCTGCATTGGTAATGCTTTATCTCAGAGTTGCCCACCTGCTTGGAGGTGGATGTATCAGGACCGGCCCACAACTTGCTGGCCATGTAAGCATAATCGACGTTGTGCTCTGGGTGTCGTCTTTGGTAATGCATGAGCAGCCCACTGGGCTCAgcatgggaataaatacaccATTCACAGTGATAACCAGCCTCCAAGATCCCATCTTGATAAGCCCAGCGCAAGATGGTCATGGCTGTGGCCTTCACAGTGGGGTGATCCTTCTTAAGATGCTTTTTCAAGGCATACACATAGGGAGATGTGTAGGCACATTGTCTGCACTTTAACGATCTAAGTGCTCTGGATTTCTCTGCGTCACTTGCTGAGGTTGCAGTGGATGTGGAACTTCCTGTTTGGATCATCTGAGCCCTTTCTCTTTGACTGCGAACCACAGCAGTATGTCTTCGAACCAAATCTGCATTCGCTTTTACATCTCTGTGCTTCTTCTGATAATGGATTAACACTCCTTTCACAGTGCGGTTCCCGTAGTCGCAGTGTTGGCAGAAAAACAACATCTCCCCCTCGCCCTTGTCTGTAGTTCCTTTAGGATTCAAATGATTGGATCCATCAGTTGCACTGGTGCTTAACTGTTTCATAAACTGTTTAGGAGGTGCAATCTGCAACTCATCCATGAGCTTCATCAACCCAAGTGTAGGGGGTGCATGCTTTATATACTTAGCTGTCACCTTGATTTCTGGGTGGCGCTTTTGGTAATGAACTAGAACGCCTACCACAGATCGGTTGCTGTAAACACAGTGTTTGCAGTAGTAAAGCTCATCATCCAAGGTTAATGGCACAACAACCTTTGAGGGCTTCGGAGTACTTGACAGGTTAAATGAGGAGTTGGTTGATGACTGCGCTCGATCAACTGATATGACCCGCATGGTTTTTTGTATGCGAAAGTACGATGCCTTCTGTTCAGGATGTTTTTTCTGATAGTGAACCAGTACggagtgcatgttggggctagcAAATGAGCACATGTCACAGTCGTACACCACAACGTTACCATCTACGATTTCTCTAAAGGCTTCAGAGTCCATATTTGAGTCAGGTGTTTTGGAGTTTTTAATGATGGGACTGGGTGAGGACCTTGTGGCAGAGTTCGCAAAGCTTTTAGGCCCTGAATTTAAGATTTCTCTCAGTGTCTGTGATTCCGCACTTCCTTTCTGAGGTTGATCAACCACGTAGCTTGAGAAGATCATGGCGTTGTTAATTTTCACTGAGGGGTGCATTCTTTGGTAATGAGGCATTAGGCTTCTCACATTTGGGCTGGTGTATGAGCAGAAGCGACAGGTGTACACCAAATCTGGCTGGTTAAAGTTAAGAACATTGCTAGCTTCTGGATGGTGATCCATGTAGTGCTGGTGTAAGTCACTGAAGTTGTTGTATTCTATGAAACACTCTAGGCAACGGAAGACAGCACTCTGATCCTCTGGATCGAGAATGTATTTAAAGCTAAACTTAATATACGGATGCATACGCTGGTAATGGGTGCTAACACTGCGGGCAGACTTGTTTTGGTACTCACAGTGTTTACAGTAGAAAAGGTTACCGGGTTCATCTGAGTACTCCGTGCTCTCTTGATAGGCCTCTCTGCTGTCTTGACTGCTTTGATCTTGGATATCTTTACAATCTGCACCAAAACTGTCCTCATCATCAGAGACAGTGACTTGGATAGGAATGTTTCTTGATGTTAATTTGGCTTGCAAGCTACGCTTTCTTTTGCCAACACCACGCTCTGATTGAACAAAACCAGGGTTTCTGACATACAAATGCTGTGTATTATAGGTGAAACGCTGACTTTGAATCTCAGAgttctctttctcctttttctcaTCGACATGGTTTTCATTTTCGTCCTCCTCATCCTCCATATCATCAAGATTAATTACATCCTCTTGCTGCTGACTCTGACTGATTTTACTTTGAAGGTTGCTTGCAATTTCATCAATTCTTGTCCGTTTCTTGACCGGGGACAGATCCAGAGGCAAGTCATTTATGGACTTCCTGGCTGTCTTTCCCATAAGGTGCTTTCTGGAGGAAAATCCAAGGATTGATGTTTGAGTTTTCTGCACAAAGTTTGATGTGCTATATGACTCAGTTTCAGAATCCTGCTGCTCATTTAATAAACTGTCTTGACTTGTGGGTTGCATCCCATCACAGTATGAGTGCTTATGTTGCTGGTGTACACGTAAACCTTTCAGTGTCATAGTGGAAAAATTACAAAGTGAACAACGGTGAGAGCCTTCCTCCTCTACATCAATAGATTTCTGGCCATTCATGGTAGAGCTGCCATTTCCTCCATTGACTGAGTCTTCAATTGGGTCATCTTGGCTTTCATTAGTTAGATCCATTATGTCCCATTCAGAAGAGGAGCCACGGTGACACTGCTTATGCGTGGCAAGTTTTGCTGAACTTATGCAAAGAAACGTACACTCGTCACACTTATACAAGGTAGTTTGGCTGGGTAAGTGTAGGTTTTCTATATGACGAGAGACACTGCTATGATGTTTTGCCAAAAAAGAGCAGAATGGGCACTGAAACCTATTCAGATGCCTTCCAATTGAAATTCCTTCTGTCTCCAGCAGTTTATTACCCTCCTCTGGCAGAAGCAGCTTAGTGGAATCCTTAGTGCACAACGAGTCATTGTAAGCAGTATCATCAACGTCACAGAGTTCATCATCCGAGCTGCTCTGAGAAGCGTTCAGCACACTGGTATCCAGATCTGCCCTTGAGTGCGACGTGTCAGACATAGCAAAAGTCGACCTCTCTGACAGTATGGAAGATCCTGTGCTATTGGGAATCTTTCCTGCAATCTGGGAATACTGAAAATGTGACAGCCCTGATAGGGACTTCAATGAGGCACTGCGTTTAACAGATGCTGATGAACAATCATTGCCACTTAGATCAGTTAACATTAGGTTGGATGTTGGAGTGCTTCTTGGTGATGAAGGAGAATTGGATTTGGAAGATCCTGCACTTCCATCTACTTTAGGCTTTTGCAGCGATGCCATAATCTTGTCCATGTTTCGATGCTTCTTCATTATGTGATCACATAGCTGTCGTCTTTGCAAGGTCTGGAAGCCACACCACTCACAGCTGAAGCCACCTCTGGACCGGGATTTAATCATGGACTCCAAAACTATACGTTCAGTGAAATCTTGTGATTCCTCACATGGTTCTTCTGAGGACATGGCATCTGAGTCCATTTCCAGAATATCTGTTTCAGCTTCTGCTTCCACAGGTGAAACTGACTGGGCCTGAAAATTATCTTTAGGGTGCATACTCTGATGCTTCAAGATTTTTGCTCTGCGAGGAGATTTATATGTACAATACTGACAGGAGTACATTTTTTCTACACTCTGATGCGCTGTAGCTTTATCCGCTGTATTTGACTTGGAGGTGTCAAGTAAATTTGAATAGTCATTTGAATATGATCCTCCTTCAATGCCGTGGACCTTCTTAGAGTGCTCAATGAGGAGGGATTTTGATCTAAAGTAGCGCACACAAAATTTGCATTGAAAAAATGGGTTTGTTGTCTTGTCGGCTGACTGATTGTAAATCGTTTGGTTTGAACTGGAGAAGGGCCCTGAATTTGTGGTGAAGGAGTTGTGGCCTGAAACGTAAACATAGGAAAACAGCAGTTATTTTTTGCAGTCTGTTTATTTGCATATGTGCTTGAAGCAAACAAGGCTATAAGTTCCTGCATTTTGAATCAATAAAAGAATCAATTATGACAAATGGGATTTTTATGATTTACTAAGTTACTTAACATTATCATAAGCAAGAAAAATATAGAAGAACAAGAATTAACAACAAAGCAAGCACGGACTCCATGTGTGGGCTGTGTGTGTAAACcttgcatatacacacacacacacacgtgtgaaATGAAAGCATGCATAAAAGATGTCAACACTGTTAGATGATATAGCAAATTGCACAATTTGGACAaagcatgtatttattttttattttgaacaaaATTCCTGTGTTATGCACTGGTTTTGATATCTAAGTGCTAAGTGCTTATCCTCCTCATGGCCACCTTAAAGAATTACACTTTACTCACAATGCTTTAGATTTTGACCAAATGCATAAACCtaaagaatttctttttttgaccTGCACACTGTGAACTGTATGGGGCTGTATATTCTGTACATCAACTGAAATGCCAACATTTGCTAACACTGTGGTTAAACAGTCCAAATGAAAACATGGTGCAAGGAATATAGAGATATTACCATAAAGCATTTTCATTTCATCCACATGTAGATCAACAGGATTCACAATATGATGCGCACATATTTCTGACTAATGTTGTGAAACGAAGTCCATGGTGATTCATTAATTCTGAGAAACAGCAGAGTTGAAGCAGACTTCAGGCTGGAATTGTGTTAAGTGAATACTCAGATAAACAGCAGTGTGATCAGGGCCAGAGATATAAGAGACAATTTGGGATTCATGTGGAGTTTATCACACAAAAATGTCAATGCCACattggcagaaaaaaaatggctgcttatgtaggtaaaaaaaaaaaatctgtcaggTTGGAAAAAGTTTCAGCCATGCAGATTTTTACTAAACTCaacatcaaaataataaactctTCTCTtaacaattaatttaatattttaaactagcagttatcaaaccccTGATGAACAAAAATGACCTCTACACTGGAGATCACTTCTTGCATCTTTAGCTTAGGCTTATTGCAGCTTTTTACTTCATTGATAGTTCATTTACTCTAAAAATGTTCTAAGAGgtaagggaacagccctctcctgaGTCAGATTTGTAGATTTTGTAGAAACGATAACTTTACTTCACATATTAAGACTAAGGTAACGTTTGGTTCCGGCTTACTGTATCAATGTTCCACTGGAAGCATAAACAAGCTCctgttagtccagaatgcagcagcctTACTAGAACCTTTACAGAGTCCTCGCTAACAGCAAACAATAGGATATCACTCCTGTCTTATTCACACTGCATTGTTTGCCAGTAACATTTCTATGGTTTATAAAATTCTATCATTGACTTGTGCCACAACACCTGAGTAAAGTTGTGGCCTTTATGATGCACTATGATTAATTCAATCAAACGATGTTTCCTTATATAATTAAGACTACAGCGGCAAAATGACGTCAGCTGGTTTCAACAGCTTTGTCCTTTGTATTTAGTAGCTGTAGCCTCATTTTTAGTTGAATTTAATTTGTACGAGgctgagtcaaaaattatccgcaatTTGATTATAGTCTTATCCACACTTTCCATTCAATGCTACCTTTcttcccagtcactgctgtgcagatgTGATGGATGTCTTACATCAGTTCATTAATATCTGCAttgtgagcaaaaatggatgccccacttgtggttggcacaaaagaagagcagtgattcatttttttctgtgatCTGAGTGTGTACCTGGTGTGGAAACACTCCTAAAATATgggaaagtttcttaaagagaatcattactggtgacaacGCATTGATTTATAACTatgagtctgagagtaaacggcagagtatggaatggaaacatcctTAATGGCTGACAAATAAAAAGtacaaccatcagctggaaaattaatGCCTACAGGTCTCTGTGATATTATTGGAACATTATTGGAATaatattggaacattatcagaaaaaaggtccagtagtgctcattacagtgagatagtaattaaagagctgaagccgaaactttggattaaacaaggaggactgctatccaaggtgCTGAGATCTTGCATGAAAATGCACATCCGCACAcatctgcccacactgtcgacacttaAAACATACTTTGCTTTGAGATTTTAAAGCATCCCAGCTTTTTCTTCACACATAAGagtatacatatatgtatataacgCTGCCATCCACGATCGATCAGTTAACAGTGGACATTACCCCGCTTTTGCGCTTGCACGATGAACAAGTACATGAGCAGGTAGCGTAAGAACAAAGTAATGTCCTTTACTAATGAATCGATCGCGGATagtaaaaagaataagaagggCGTACTGATGATAGTGCAGAGACACAGAGTTTCACATGGTTAACGGCTCTTCCTAACTTAAACTCAAGCAACACAGTGTGTAGACgggggaggcttcagacatcacaCTGTGCAGTTGTTTTTCTGATATGTTGTATTGAACCAAAGATAtcattacttttacatttttttacttatgaTAATTCTGGTTATTAATCGTAATAATTCTAAACATACttaacaaataatttgctcctaccacacacacacacacgcacacagataaacacacatacaaatacagtatacatgcatacatgctGATGGGAAAAAGCAAAGAGCTCTCAGACATTTGCAATCTTACTGTTGCAAAATATACTAATGGCATTAGTTACAGAAGAATTTCAAAACTTCTGAATGTTTCAGTAAGCCCTGTTGGGGTCATAATCTGGAAGTGGAAATAACATCATTTCACTATAAACTGGCCacaatatttttgacagtagaGTTAAAAGAATTATCAGAAGAGTTGAGACAAGAGCCAAGAGCCTGGGTGCTTTTGTACCACTTGTGGAGAACTTTAGAAACACCTGGAATAGGTACAATTGTTTCGAAAGAAGACAATATTGCCTGTATGCATGCTCACCAGCAAGACTCCATTGCTGAAGAAAAAGCATGATGAAGCTAATTTAAATTTCCTGCACAACATTTGGATGAGCCTGTGAAATACTGgtaaaatataatatagtatagtcAAATGAGACCAAAACTGAACTCTTTGGATGCCATGCCGTAATACACAGCATGATTGGAGGACACATGGCACTACAAAACACCATACCAACAATAAAGTTTGGAAGTGGGAACATCACGATGTGGGATGATGAAGATGAAACAAGGCTGGATATTTCAGCAAGActatgatcccaaacacacagcCAAGGAAACTCTCAAAATGGCCCAAGAGGCACCTGACTTGAATCCTATTGAAAATCTATGAAAAGGACTAAAGATCAGAGTTCATAGAAGAAGCCCACGGAACAAGATTTAAAGACTGTTTGTGTGGAAGAATGGGCTAAAAATCACACCCGAGCATTGCAACtacaaacccgattccaaaaaacttgggacactgtacaattgtgaataaaaacagaatgcaatgatgtgaaAGTTTCAAATTTTAGAATACAACATAGatgacaaatgtttaaactcagaaaatgtattattttaagagaaaaataagttgattttaaatttcatgacatcaacacatctcaaaaaagttgggaccatgtttaccactgtgtggaatcccctcttctttttataacagtcTACAAACATCTGGGGACTGAGGAGACAAGTTGCTCAAGTTTAGGAATTGGAATGTTGTTCCATTCTTCTCTAATACAGGCTTCTAGTTGTTTAACTGTCTTAGGTCTTCTTTGTCGCATCTTTCTCTTTATGATGTGCCAAATGTTTtctataggtgaaagatctggactgcaggctggcCATTTCAGTCTGGACCCTTCTTCTACTCAGCCATGATGTCgtaattgatgcagtatgtggtctggcattgtcatgttgaaaaatgcaaggtcttccctgaaagagacaACATCTGaatgggagcatatgttgttctagaacttggatatacctttcagcattgatggtgcctttccagatgtaTAAGCTGCACATGCCACACGCACtgatgcaaccccataccattagagatgcaggcttctgaactgagcgctTATAACAACTTAGGTTGTTCCTTGTCCTGTTTAGTCCagatgacatggcgtcccagtttcccaaaaagAACTTATAGAGTATAGAACCTATAGAGTTTTAGCCGGCAACAGCACAGTGGATTGTGCTCACCGacaatgttttctggaagtattcctgagcccatgttgTGATTTACATTTCATCTAAGGGCCCGAAGATCACAAGCAGCTAGTATGGTCTTCcggccttgacccttacgcacaCATTTTTCGCAACTTTTCTCTGAGAAACTCCTTTCTGATGTTGTGCTAATATTTTTCGCCGCAGCATCaagggaattggtgatcctctgcccatcttgacttctgagagacacAGCCAcccagagattttttttttaatacccaaTCATATTGCTaattgacctaataagttgcaaattggtcctccagctgattgttatatgtacatttaacttttccggCCTCTTATTGCTTATTattccaacttttttggaatgtgtagctctcatgaaatccaaaatgagccaatattttatgttatctatattctattctaaataaaatattggaatttgaaacttccacttcattgcaatctttttttaatttacaatttgtacagtgtcccaacttttttggaatcgggtttgtaGTTACTGCATACAGGAGGCAACTTTTTTCATgtgtcattttacatttttatacatatttaaatatctaTGGTTTAATTTCTTTGCATGTATGGATTGCATGGACTGTTATCAACATCTGAAGAAAAATGCATGTCAATAGCACCTTTAGATAGGTTTGCCTATTTtggtcacatatacattaccgcagagtgttttttttttttttctttgaatcaCACATGTggagctggggtcagagcacagggtcagccatgacatggcacccctggagcagacatgGATAAGAACCAAACAGTGGcagcctggtggagctgggTCTTGAACCGCCGTGCTTCTGATCAGTATCGGCGAGTTTTAACCCACTAAGCTTAACATCGGTTATCAAATATATACCACTCAACTAGTGATGGAATCAGTAAAGGATCATTTTGGCTGTGGGGAACATCAGCTAGCCAGCCTGTTCAGATCCCAGTGAAGCAAATGCAGCTTTgtgaaaaaaagtcaatgctagTCATGAAAGAAAGGCCCCAAgacacccagtgcaccagaGTCTGCTGTTCAAAGAGCCCAAGCCTCatgacctggcctccaaactcctcaTTTAGTTGGATTTCATTCGAGCACCCATGTGATGCAGCGGACAAACAAGCCCGATCCACTGCTGACCCACACTGCAAACCCAGCACCCAAAGGATACGCTGCCAAAGTTCTCATGCCAGACACCATGGCACACCCCCAGAaatcttgtggagtcatgccccaagGGGCCAGAGCTACCCAGATGGTACAAGGAGAACTTACACAATATTATATATCTATTGAGTTACACATGTAACTCCTGAGATACCAGTTACCCTGACCTCTTCTTCTCTCTGtatcagacaggtccagagagAAGAAGAGGTCAGGGTGACTGGTATCTCAGGAGTCCTTAATGCCCTCATTCCTGTTGGAGTACTGAACCCTTGGGAACCACATGCTTGTTCTGAGATTGGCCCCATACGGACAGCCTAAAAATACTCCAACTGGTTCAACATTTTAAACTGGCTTAGGACTCACGTCATTTGCACTTATGTCTCTTACAGCGAACAGCTAAAAACATCAACAAATCAGACTTtttgtcaaaaatataacgacTTTCCTGGTTACACAAAGACTTTTTGACTGCATAGCACACAGCTATATACGGTCATGGTTTATTTGTGCACTAACTTTTATCACCCAAATTAGGATGGGTtccagtataacagttgatgttaattgatgttaaatgataaatcccacaacacagctgtttagtgaaaagaaagagaaatctTACAGAGTAGTGAAAAAGacaaaatgacaacaaaaaatGAATAAGTACCTCTTAAGTGTGGTCTATGCTAAATCATCTAGTAAAGGATCTCAGTCTTTGCATAGCGTTGGACATCATATGAACATCATGTGAAATTCTATTTATATTTGTCTTGATTTATGTTCTGATTGCTTGCTTTTAGGTCATTATTAGGAAACAACCAAGTTTCACAAAATGTTCAACTGGTGTGAATAgactaaatgatttaaacttgAAAGTGTACTCTTGCTGCCAGTTCTacagattcaattcaattcaattcaattttatttctatagcgcttttagcaattttcattgccgcaaagcagctttacacagtcaaaagattGAATCAGATCGAGAGGTATGTGCCAGTAATTCTTCTTATACATAAGGATTGAGTCTTCTCTAAGCAAAACCTAGTACATAAACATTTTTCCGATTGGACTTTTAAAAGCTAAGAAAATTTGAGAAATGAGTATATATCAAAAATATCAGAttttccctgatgagcaagcccagggcaacagtggcaagaaaaaaactccttgagatggcaatagaaagaaactttgagaagaaccagactcaacagggaacccattctcatcaGGGTGATAtcggatagcaggaattgatcagcagtcatactgtgtgttaaaaGGCTAGAAGTTTAGTGTAACAGGAAATGTGCCTAAGATAGTATGAAGTCCACTTTTGTTGTTAGAGGCTCAGGCACAAAACTGTTTGTAGGAACACACACCCCGCTGGTACAACATCACGCTGCTCCTGAGACCTGTGTTCTGCTTAAAGCAGGAAATGTACTGAATATTAAAATCGGTACTGTTAACAGCATATAATTTAAGTTAATGCCACCTAAAATCTAACACTGTAAAGCCTGATTTATGCACCTTCGTTAAGTCTATGCAGAGCCTAAGGCATTGTGAGCAtttatacttgtgttactctgAAATTACACCGCCAAACCGCTAGTTAGCAGTCGGCTTTCTACGCCTCTGTGCAAAGAATATTACATTCCGAGTCTATTTACAACTCTCTGGCcagtgagttgttttttttttgtgcactaCAAAACAGTGGTGAATGAAACCGAGCAGATCCAGCTGAAGTTGGAGCTAATAGATTTCGAAAAACGGTTACTTTTACTCAAATTAGTGCAACCCAGAAACAAGAGAAGCTGTCCCAGGGGATTGTCAGTATGATGTTCAACTCAATTCAACTTGACGAAGCAGCATAAATCAGCCTTAACACTCTTACTCTGGCTCCATTTACTGCTGCGACTTAAACAGAATGAGTTCCAATGTACCCATAACACCAGAAGCAGACAGATGGAACTGAGCCAAAAGCTAGTGAAGCTTCTGAGAACATCATTTTTAATCCATCCTTTTCATTTTTAGGTGccaagatttcattttatttacacttttacaCATGCCAGTTTGTCTGTCTTCATTTACATTTGTTAGTAATTTCAAACACCAAATTCAACTAACCACTTAttaattagttttctcactAGAAAAAAGGGGAGATGATTtatcacagaaaaaaataagagaaattatAACAGCATAAACATAGGCGAAAATaagaaagtaaaagtaaagaaagtaAAGAAATGAGTTGgggagaaagtaaaaaaaaaaggtggcagAAAAGGAAGAAACGTAACTAGAGAAGAAGGTATAGAATGTAGAGGAACTGAAAGAGCTATAAAAAGAGGACCggtgaaggagaagaagaaataaaaatatgtagaaTATGGGGAAAGTACTGAAGGTGGAGAAAGTGAAGAAAATAGAAAGTGCAGAATGTGGAGAATGCAAAATGGCATAAAAGATGGAAAATGTGGAAATAGTGAAGGATGTGGAAAAGTGAAGATGATGgacaaaataaaagtaaaaaagtgtgGAGGCTGGATGAATTAGATAAGGTAAAGAATAATGTAAAGATGTAAGAAATTGGAGCttgtgaaaaaagtaaaaagaaactgGACAATGTAGAGAAAGTGGAATAAAGAGGCGAGTGTAATAAAAATAGATGAAGTGAAGAATGTCGACAAAAAATAAAGGATGAAACTAAAAGGTCTCCTTTACtgtctatacatttttttattgccaaGACTGGTTTAGATAAATAATGTACAGGATCTTTAAGGCTCATTACACACtaatacaagtaaaaaaataaaataaaaataaacaaaacatacaaccCTGGGTTGCAGAGGGTTCATCTCTACCTGCTTCCTTGTGTGGGAAGTCACATGCATTACTGGCAACGTCTTCATCGTCCTCCTCCGTGTGACTGAAGGAGTTTAAGGAATCGGACCTTGACCTTTGAGGTGATTCGTTCCCAACGTCTGCAGGCTGCAGGAAAATGGTGTGGACATCCTGAATGTGAGCCTTGAGCTCGTCGCAGGACTCTGCACGGAAATCACAGCCATCGCACTGTAGCACCTCCATCACTAAACACTCCCTGGAAAATCAGGGAAACCtacaaagaacagaaaaaaagaataaaggaaaTTTACAATCCAACAATGTTTATTGGTGTTGTGTAGATATATCCTTCATCCT from Clarias gariepinus isolate MV-2021 ecotype Netherlands chromosome 19, CGAR_prim_01v2, whole genome shotgun sequence includes the following:
- the znf462 gene encoding zinc finger protein 462 isoform X5, yielding MEVLQCDGCDFRAESCDELKAHIQDVHTIFLQPADVGNESPQRSRSDSLNSFSHTEEDDEDVASNACDFPHKEAGHNSFTTNSGPFSSSNQTIYNQSADKTTNPFFQCKFCVRYFRSKSLLIEHSKKVHGIEGGSYSNDYSNLLDTSKSNTADKATAHQSVEKMYSCQYCTYKSPRRAKILKHQSMHPKDNFQAQSVSPVEAEAETDILEMDSDAMSSEEPCEESQDFTERIVLESMIKSRSRGGFSCEWCGFQTLQRRQLCDHIMKKHRNMDKIMASLQKPKVDGSAGSSKSNSPSSPRSTPTSNLMLTDLSGNDCSSASVKRSASLKSLSGLSHFQYSQIAGKIPNSTGSSILSERSTFAMSDTSHSRADLDTSVLNASQSSSDDELCDVDDTAYNDSLCTKDSTKLLLPEEGNKLLETEGISIGRHLNRFQCPFCSFLAKHHSSVSRHIENLHLPSQTTLYKCDECTFLCISSAKLATHKQCHRGSSSEWDIMDLTNESQDDPIEDSVNGGNGSSTMNGQKSIDVEEEGSHRCSLCNFSTMTLKGLRVHQQHKHSYCDGMQPTSQDSLLNEQQDSETESYSTSNFVQKTQTSILGFSSRKHLMGKTARKSINDLPLDLSPVKKRTRIDEIASNLQSKISQSQQQEDVINLDDMEDEEDENENHVDEKKEKENSEIQSQRFTYNTQHLYVRNPGFVQSERGVGKRKRSLQAKLTSRNIPIQVTVSDDEDSFGADCKDIQDQSSQDSREAYQESTEYSDEPGNLFYCKHCEYQNKSARSVSTHYQRMHPYIKFSFKYILDPEDQSAVFRCLECFIEYNNFSDLHQHYMDHHPEASNVLNFNQPDLVYTCRFCSYTSPNVRSLMPHYQRMHPSVKINNAMIFSSYVVDQPQKGSAESQTLREILNSGPKSFANSATRSSPSPIIKNSKTPDSNMDSEAFREIVDGNVVVYDCDMCSFASPNMHSVLVHYQKKHPEQKASYFRIQKTMRVISVDRAQSSTNSSFNLSSTPKPSKVVVPLTLDDELYYCKHCVYSNRSVVGVLVHYQKRHPEIKVTAKYIKHAPPTLGLMKLMDELQIAPPKQFMKQLSTSATDGSNHLNPKGTTDKGEGEMLFFCQHCDYGNRTVKGVLIHYQKKHRDVKANADLVRRHTAVVRSQRERAQMIQTGSSTSTATSASDAEKSRALRSLKCRQCAYTSPYVYALKKHLKKDHPTVKATAMTILRWAYQDGILEAGYHCEWCIYSHAEPSGLLMHYQRRHPEHNVDYAYMASKLWAGPDTSTSKQVGNSEIKHYQCRDCAFEACSVWDITNHYQAVHPWAIKDDESVLIDIIKGNHASDKLVSSAAKGNVSTSSPFSSHQSDEGTVEISRSAPEHHPHLPFSTSSSLSNNPYQCTVCLSEYNSLHGLLTHYGKKHPGMKVKAADFAQEADINPSSVYKCRHCPYVNSRIHGVLTHYQKRHPLVKVTAEDFADDIEEVKDLVPDGDERSKNQRQGYGAYRCKMCPYTHGTLEKLKIHYEKYHNQSVSEIFAPTHVQSSIRKEDTVAECSAGSMTETSERCELDLTLSELSKGEKHTVFRCQLCKYFCSTRKGIARHYRIKHNNVRAQPEGKNNVFKCALCSYTNPIRKGLAAHYQKRHDIDAYYTHCLAASRTLGEKPNKVTVPLASEEYKSAMSEELRQAVDRRKCSLCAFQAFSRKSIISHYVKRHPGVFPKKQSSSKLGRYFTVIYPKDPETPSVVEDVELVEVKSEDNGGHVKNDLEWPQFKCMKCTKLTFDTTDLLVSHYNDYHSNDLKRDFVTIQSPVEEGAELYQCAYCEIKFLTLPELSIHLTKHNEMFEKRTVCHEQRKQLQNRRKSTDALETQPENKMDCSAEKAPIGYRCNFCVEIHPTLRAICNHLRKHVQYGEAKEGHVEVKQGVMEVSDAVTNVNMEDTVTTDNVTNETEDSVLVTMATGITERVPEYRCDMCDRVFMSMQGLRSHERSHSATAMLSRDDKYSCQYCQFQSAFRHNLDRHVQSHHGHHKPFRCKLCPFKSAYLSRLKNHLHKSHAGENTYKCISCPFSTMTISQLKDHSLQEHGETLTLPRLKARAALRTTHTLTQNNAEHISSDATTTDSVAYLEPPDVQQQLSHYQLASRNQAPPTLLSVSPGPSPSTGAETLGTAVSRPDATLTCEFCEFSSGYMQSLRRHYRDRHGGKKLFKCKDCSFFTCYKSTFTLHVEAGHSPPSDDGLRELRCPFCLYHTKSKSHMIDHVLLHREERVIPLEVSRSKLSRHLDGLIFRCHKCTFTCSNGDSLQQHIDKHNEPKPYECRLCYYDTKHQQQLEDHLRDEHKVIRNFELMGRVNLDQLDVLKEKINSEEEEEIRDEEDEKEELVTIDDEEQTEETERIEEKEMEEEVSGSPEESKQEAETAEMMMACSPSAGKKFP